TGTGGGGGTGGAGGGCTGGAGGCCGAGATCTACTCTTCCTTAGAAGGGTCAAGAACATGCCCAGAAAAGACAACGGCGCCTGACGTCTCCTCCACGATGAAGAAGGCGAACGGGTGCTCGGCGACGAAATCCACCTGCTTCGGCGGTGGCGGAGAGTCATCATACAGCGAGCAACCCATATCATCGCACTCCACGGTGACCGCTGCTGCCTCGCTCCCCGCCTCGTTCATATCGACAACTTCCTTGTGGATGACATGGCTGACAAACAGGCGACGCTCGTCTTCCTCAAGGAGCATGTCGGTCATGTTCGCCTCCGCTTCATCGAAGGGCAGATGAAGCCCCAGATGTTTAAGGTCCTCGGCGACTATTCTTGTCTCAAAGCTCAGCTTGAACTTCGGCAGCCGGAACTGGCCGACGGGGACACACTTCAGCGGCAGATGGTCGTGGAAGAACTTCGGGGACGACGCTATCTCCTCTACCATGCCTTGCAGACCCTTGCGGTCGTCGGGGAGGAAGACACACATGCAGAACTTGGGTAGGCTGTGGTAGAGCATCCAGTCCCAGTTGGACTCGTTCATCATCTCGTAGGGCAGCTTGAGCACCTTGAACCCGGAGTGGCAGTCGATGTACTAGTACGACCAGCTCTGCAGGAAGGGCACCTCCACGGAGCTCCCGTCCAGGCGGTGGAACTCGCGGTCGACCGTGTCCTCCTTGTCGAAGGGGTCGCGCCACTCTCCCTTGAAGTAGATGGCGTTGGCGACCACGTGCACGGTGTTACGATTGTTGTCCTCTGGGTTTAAGACCTCGGTGATGAGGTTTCTGGTGGCCTTGGCCATCCAAGCATTGATCTGCTCTCTTGATTTTTTTTGGCTTTGAAGACACAAAAAAGGACAGAGATTTTATGGGATCCTAGACCAGGGGTGAAGCTACGTTCACCCATCGGGGTCGGCCGACACCGATGGTTTTACGATCACCTCAAATGCCCAACGATTTTTGTCCAGCTTGGACCACGGTAAAAAATATGTGCGACCCCGACAGACTTGCGGCCGAGCAGTCCATCGTGGCATCACCTTAGGTCCTTAGCCCATCCATCGATTGATTAGCAAGGAGCAAAGATAAGCCCGGTAGCCCACCCAATGGCCTGGCTCCCGTTTCATGAAACGTGATTACGTGAATGCAAGTATATATGTACAGGTAAGCCCATAGCCCGGAAGGTAATAAGCCCATAGTCCATAGCCTGGTCACCGTTTCATCTTCCGATCTTCTTTGTTCTCGTATCAATTCGCAAATCCTTGAGGTGGTGCCGCCGCTCCTTCATTCAGTCTCGATCTCGTTTCTCAAAGACACAAACTGACAAACCCCAACCGCAACTTGCCAGTGCCGCCGGCTATAAGCTTAAGGGCATATGTAGTGGTGGGTCGACTCACCGAGGCTATGTACGCATACAAAAAGATGCAATTGAGTCGATTCCTTCAATCTCCAGTGGTAGGTCGTTCCTGTGGGCCATTCAAATAAAAATATGTTTTGTTCTCCAAAGCCGGACACTTGCATGAGTGACCTGGTGCTTTCCATccctttcctcttcctcttctttccaCGTGAATATTATTTTAATTGGAATGAATCGACTCATGTTTGGTGGTTGACTCCTGGCACACTCCATGCATCGATTTGCTCCCGTGGTGCATGCATCGACTCATGCCAAATAAAATAATCCCATGAGTCGCTTTAGAAACACCACTGGAGAAGCCCTAAGCTCTCTACCCATCTGCTGTCCAGGTACCCCAAATACCCAATACTTGAATTGGTAACTAGCAATCATCAAGTCTGAACCGTGAGGTCTTAGGGTTTTTTTTCAGCTATACAATTCAAACTCAGAAAGCAGATAGGACATATGCCTTACAGCAAAGAACGTGGTCTTTCATTCCGGCAAGATGTCAGGTATCTATCTACTTTAGTACAGCTTGCATATAGATGTATTTGAGTAGTGACTTACTGACTTTTAACAGTATACACATGGCTATACTTTCACATTAGTAATTTAGTATCGTTCAACCCAACTAAAGGATGATCGTGAGCTTAATATACATTTGATAATATGCGCATATATATGCTTCATAAAGCAAGGATTTCTAGCCACCATTTAATTCGCTTTCACAGGATGGAGAGTCGTAGTTGTAGAGAAAAACTGTAGTAGGTAATTACTGCCATGAAAGTTTATTTTGTCAACTTGTTATTTTATCAATTTGATGTTATATATTGATATTATATTATCATAAGCCTTAAAGGTAGTTCTATGAAAGTATCGACCCGGCGACCATTTATCCTGGCTTCGCCCCTGTCCTAGACAGTCCTACTAAGGTTTAGCCGGGCCGGGCTGGCACGACGTACGGCTTGCTGAGCCCGTCATATCCGAGCACCGAGCTACACCCCTGTGCCACAGATGCAGCCAAGAAAGATGCGACGCCGCGCTGCTGTTGCCATGCCACAGCGCCGTGCGCCCTTGATCTGCCGCGTGGAGGTGCACATGCCCCTGCGTTGCCGTGCCACCACAGCGTGAACGCTAGCTAGGTTCGCGCTTTCTAGTGCCGTGGTGCCCCAAAGACGAGGGC
This sequence is a window from Miscanthus floridulus cultivar M001 chromosome 10, ASM1932011v1, whole genome shotgun sequence. Protein-coding genes within it:
- the LOC136488731 gene encoding putative serpin-Z5, which produces MAKATRNLITEVLNPEDNNRNTVHVVANAIYFKGEWRDPFDKEDTVDREFHRLDGSSVEVLKLPYEMMNESNWDWMLYHSLPKFCMCVFLPDDRKGLQGMVEEIASSPKFFHDHLPLKCVPVGQFRLPKFKLSFETRIVAEDLKHLGLHLPFDEAEANMTDMLLEEDERRLFVSHVIHKEVVDMNEAGSEAAAVTVECDDMGCSLYDDSPPPPKQVDFVAEHPFAFFIVEETSGAVVFSGHVLDPSKEE